Proteins encoded by one window of Fusarium graminearum PH-1 chromosome 1, whole genome shotgun sequence:
- a CDS encoding cytochrome P450 61, whose amino-acid sequence MEAVNSTTSGFSSVLAGTKYANVNIPPQIDYVIEAVSNAGVWTWVFTLVALCIAYDQIAYIVRKGPIVGPAMKIPFIGPFLDSMDPRFDGYHAKWSSGPLSCVSIFHKFVVIASTRDMARKVFNSPAYVKPTVVDVAPKLLGHDNWVFLDGKAHVDFRKGLNGLFTRKALELYLPGQEEAYNTYFKHFLKMTKDAGGKPVPFMHEFREVMCAVSCRTFVGHYISDEAVTKIAEDYYLITAALELVNLPVILPYTKSWYGKKAADMVLAEFSKCAAKSKVRMAAGGEVTCIMDAWILSMIQSERWRKAEEKGEPHNVEKPSPLLRMFNDYEISQTIFTFLFASQDATSSAATWLFQVTAQRPDVLDRVREENIKIRNGDPNAPLTMDQLESLTYTRAVVRELLRWRPPVIMVPYVTKKAFPLTDDYTVPKGSMLIPTTFMALHDPEVYDNPSHFDPERYYSGDAEEKGSKNYLVFGTGPHYCLGQVYAQLNLALMIGKASVMLDWKHHATPKSEEIKVFATIFPMDDCPLTFEERKW is encoded by the exons ATGGAGGCAGTCAATTCCACCACCAGCGGCTTTTCGTCCGTCCTGGCCGGTACAAAATACGCAAATGTCAACATCCCTCCCCAAATCGACTATGTTATCGAGGCCGTCTCCAATGCCGGTGTCTGGACTTGGGTGTTTACTCTCGTCGCCCTGTGTATCGCTTATGATCAGA TTGCCTATATCGTCAGGAAGGGTCCTATCGTCGGTCCCGCCATGAAGATTCCCTTCATCGGCCCATTCCTCGATTCCATGGACCCCCGATTCGACGGTTACCATGCCAAATGGAGCAGCGGTCCTCTCAGCTGcgtttccatcttccacaa GTTTGTCGTTATCGCTTCCACCCGCGACATGGCTCGCAAGGTCTTCAACTCGCCCGCTTATGTCAAGCCCACAGTCGTCGACGTTGCTCCCAAGCTTCTTGGACACGACAACTGGGTTTTCCTCGACGGAAAGGCCCATGTTGATTTCCGCAAGGGTCTCAATGGCCTTTTCACCCGCAAGGCTCTCGAACTTTACCTGCCCGGTCAGGAGGAGGCTTACAACACTTACTTCAAGCActtcctcaagatgaccaaggaCGCTGGCGGCAAGCCTGTTCCTTTCATGCATGAGTTCCGTGAGGTCATGTGTGCTGTGTCTTGCCGCACTTTTGTTGGTCACTACATTTCCGACGAGGCCGTTACCAAGATCGCCGAGGACTACTACCTCATCACCGCTGctctcgagcttgtcaaccTCCCCGTTATCCTCCCTTACACCAAGTCTTGGTACggcaagaaggctgctgatATGGTCCTGGCCGAGTTCTCCAAGTGTGCTGCCAAAAGCAAGGTTCGCATGGCCGCTGGTGGTGAAGTTACCTGCATCATGGACGCCTGGATTCTTTCCATGATCCAGTCTGAGCGCTGGcgcaaggccgaggagaaggGCGAGCCTCATAATGTCGAGAAGccatctcctctcctccGCATGTTCAACGATTACGAGATCTCCCAGACCATCTTCACCTTCCTCTTCGCTTCCCAGGATGCCACCAGCAGCGCCGCCACATGGCTCTTCCAGGTTACCGCCCAGCGACCCGATGTCCTTGACCGTGTCCGAGAggagaacatcaagatccGCAACGGTGACCCCAACGCCCCCCTCACCATGGACCAGCTCGAATCTCTTACCTACACCCGCGCTGTTGTTCGTGAGCTCCTCCGATGGCGCCCTCCCGTCATCATGGTTCCCTATGTCACCAAGAAGGCTTTCCCCCTGACCGATGACTACACCGTTCCCAAGG GCTCCATGTTGATTCCCACCACTTTCATGGCTCTCCATGACCCCGAGGTATACGACAACCCTAGCCACTTCGACCCCGAGCGATACTACAGCGGCGACGCTGAGGAGAAGGGCTCCAAGAACTACTTGGTGTTCGGTACTGGACCTCACTACTGCCTCGGCCAAGTCTACGCTCAGCTGAACTTGGCTCTCATGATCGGAAAGGCCTCTGTCATGCTTGACTGGAAGCACCATGCTACCCCCAAGTCtgaggagatcaaggtcTTTGCCACCATCTTCCCCATG GATGACTGCCCTCTTACCTTCGAGGAGAGAAAGTGGTAA
- a CDS encoding eukaryotic translation initiation factor 5A has translation MSAPNDNEHEMTFDSADAGASLTYPMQCSALRKNGFVVIKNRPCKIVDMSTSKTGKHGHAKVHLVATDIFTGKKYEDLSPSTHNMDVPNVSRREYQLLDISDDGFLSLMTDDGDTKDDVPLPDNEVGQKITKLFKEEEKDTNVIVLTSMGEECAMEAKEAPNQG, from the exons ATGTCCGCCCCCAACGACAACGAG CATGAGATGACCTTCGACTCCGCCGATGCCGGCGCGTCTCTCACCTACCCTATGCAGTGCTCTGCTCTGCGTAAGAACGGTttcgtcgtcatcaagaACCGCCCTTGCAAGATCGTCGACATGTCCACCTCCAAGACTGGAAAGCACGGTCACGCCAAGGTCCATCTTGTCGCTACCGACATTTTCACTGGCAAGAAGTACGAGGATCTCTCTCCCTCTACTCACAACATGGACGTCCCCAACGTCAGCCGCCGAGAGTACCAGCTT CTCGACATCTCCGACGATGGTTTCCTCTCCCTCATGACCGACGACGGTGACACCAAGGACGATGTTCCCCTTCCCGACAACGAGGTTGGCCAGAAGAtcaccaagctcttcaaggaagaggagaaggacacCA ACGTCATTGTCCTCACCTCTATGGGCGAGGAGTGCGCTatggaggccaaggaggctcCTAACCAGGGCTAA